In Pantoea cypripedii, the following proteins share a genomic window:
- a CDS encoding YhcH/YjgK/YiaL family protein, protein MITGHIANTDARHYPPAIAQAIAYLASHDLANIAAGRYVDSATGWQVQVLDLQTAPAQENYPEAHRHHIDVQYLVSGDEVIGVANQPASLSIHQPYDANRDIIFYQHAPDETLIRMVPGTFAVFFPQDIHRPNCAPHQPAAIRKVVVKIPTTALEGTA, encoded by the coding sequence ATGATTACCGGACATATCGCGAACACTGACGCCCGTCATTATCCACCGGCAATCGCCCAGGCGATTGCGTATCTCGCCAGTCACGATCTGGCAAACATCGCCGCCGGACGCTACGTAGACAGCGCCACCGGCTGGCAGGTGCAGGTGCTGGATCTGCAAACCGCCCCGGCGCAGGAAAACTACCCGGAAGCCCATCGCCACCATATTGATGTGCAATATCTGGTGTCGGGTGACGAGGTGATTGGCGTGGCGAATCAGCCTGCCAGTCTGAGCATCCATCAACCCTATGATGCAAACCGCGACATCATTTTTTATCAGCATGCGCCGGATGAAACCCTGATCCGCATGGTGCCCGGCACCTTTGCGGTGTTCTTCCCGCAGGATATTCACCGCCCTAACTGCGCGCCGCACCAGCCTGCGGCGATCCGCAAGGTGGTGGTGAAGATCCCGACTACCGCACTGGAGGGAACAGCATGA
- the yiaK gene encoding 3-dehydro-L-gulonate 2-dehydrogenase, with translation MRISYQQLYEEFLRVLLSRKVPQDKATDCAAMFAETSLNGVYSHGVNRFPRFIQQLDAGHIVADATAKKVLSLGAIEQWDAQRGIGNITARNMMDRAIELASDHGIGLVALRNANHWMRGGSYGWQAAEKGFVGICWTNSIAVMPPWGAKNCAIGTNPLIVAVPGEPITMVDMSMSMFSYGMLEVNRLAGKTLPVDGGFDDEGNYTRDPGTIENNRRILPMGYWKGSALSVVLDMLATLLSNGASVTEVTEDNGDEFGISQVFIAIDVDRLIDGETRDHKLQRIRASITGAEPADSQQAVRLPGERFPVLRAENQRLGIPVDERVWTRIQAL, from the coding sequence ATGAGAATCAGTTATCAGCAGTTGTATGAGGAATTCCTGCGTGTCCTGTTAAGCCGCAAGGTGCCACAGGATAAGGCCACCGACTGTGCGGCGATGTTTGCCGAAACCAGTCTCAACGGCGTCTATTCTCATGGCGTAAATCGGTTCCCGCGTTTTATTCAGCAGCTGGATGCCGGGCATATCGTGGCTGACGCCACGGCAAAAAAAGTGCTGTCGCTGGGGGCTATCGAGCAGTGGGATGCACAACGCGGCATCGGCAATATCACCGCTCGCAACATGATGGATCGCGCTATCGAGCTGGCCAGCGATCACGGCATTGGGCTGGTGGCGCTGCGCAACGCGAATCACTGGATGCGTGGCGGCAGCTACGGCTGGCAGGCGGCAGAGAAGGGGTTTGTCGGCATTTGCTGGACTAACTCGATTGCGGTGATGCCGCCGTGGGGCGCGAAAAACTGTGCTATCGGCACCAACCCGCTGATTGTCGCAGTGCCTGGCGAGCCGATCACCATGGTGGATATGTCCATGTCGATGTTTTCCTACGGCATGTTGGAGGTGAACCGTCTGGCGGGCAAAACCCTGCCGGTGGATGGCGGTTTCGACGATGAAGGCAACTACACCCGCGATCCTGGCACCATCGAAAACAACCGCCGCATCCTGCCGATGGGCTACTGGAAAGGCTCGGCGCTGTCCGTGGTGCTGGATATGCTCGCCACGTTGCTCTCCAACGGCGCATCCGTCACCGAAGTCACCGAAGACAACGGCGACGAATTTGGCATCTCGCAGGTGTTTATCGCCATCGATGTTGACCGCCTGATCGATGGCGAAACCCGCGACCACAAACTGCAACGCATTCGCGCGTCAATTACCGGCGCGGAACCTGCTGACAGCCAGCAGGCGGTGCGTTTGCCGGGCGAAAGATTCCCGGTGCTGCGGGCGGAAAACCAGCGCCTCGGCATCCCAGTGGATGAGCGTGTCTGGACACGCATCCAGGCGCTGTAA